The region GAACCACAAAGGCTACTTCCTAGGGCCATACTGTGTTTGTCATGTGACCTGAGCCCCCAGCTGCTGCCACCACTGGCAGGACTTTGAGCACAAGTTATTCAACTTAAATGGGCCTCCATTTctattaaatacatatttgaaaagCCACCTGACACCACCTCACACTCATTTGGATGGCtactatcaacaaaacagaaaataacaagtattggccaGGATGTGGGGCAATtagaacacttgtgcactgtgtGTGGGGATATAAAATGGTGTaaccacagtggaaaacagtttggcattccctaaaaaaattagaaattgaattaccctatgatccagctatcccacttctgggtatacaccccaaagaattgaaagcagagtctcaagatatttgtacacccatgtttacAGCAcgattcacagtagccaagatatggaaacaacataattatccactgatggatgaatggataagcaaaatataGACACagatagaataaataaatacacagaatgtATTTTATgtagatatataaaataaatagatagaatggaatattatccagcccttaaaaagaaggaaatcctgacatgctacagcatggatgaaaccTGAGGATGTTGTGCTAAGTGACATGAACCAGctacaaaaagataaatactgtatgattccacttatatgacatagtgtagtcagattcatagagatagaaagtagaatggtggttgccaggggctgaaggaGGAGAAATGGGGAGCTATTGTGTAGTGGATACTTAAAAATGTGAACTCAAAAGTGTTAAggcagtaaattttatgttatgtacataTTTTGGgcgtggggggaggtaattaggtttatttacttatttgtttgatggaggtactggggattgaacccaggaccttgtgcatgctaagcatgcactctaccacttgagctatagcctccctccctgttatgtatattttatcacattaaaaaaaaaaaaggggggggtcaTCTGTCATATGTGGAAAGTAATGCAGGTGCTGACTGTCCTATAGAATTGTAGAGAATGAGCCAGTGAAGAGGAAAAGGCTTAaggtcttctgtgtgtgtgtgtgtgagggaagAGGGGAACGGTTAGGTGGTCTGGGCAAAGCCTTTCTCCTCGACCTTGGAGACACTGGAGTGGCTCCCCGTACCCCTAAAAGACCTTGAAAAGGGGATGTGGCCCCTGGGAATTCTCACGCCAAGACAATCTCTTCTCTGGTTCCCAGGTTTTGGGATTCTTGGTTCTGAAACAAACATAGACATACCCAGCGACACTTCCCCAGCAGGACACATTCAATGCATTATAACTTACCCATCAGCCACTCGCTGCAGCCTGACTCGCATTCCAGGCCCGCAGGCCGTGGGGTCCAGCTAGCCTGGTGAAGACCCCTCTTGTAGGTGATGAAACTCTGGAGAAGCTTTTTGCCTTGGGGAGCCGCAGCTGGGAGGCGAGTGGTGGAGACTGACCCGGTTTACCGCATGTAAAGGTGAGTGGTGATGGCGAGAAGCCCCACCCCTTCCCAGGAAGGGGTCTGATTGGTGGAGGGTCGCGGGGGCGGGGCAGCTCTGGGGCTATATAAGTTCGCTCGCTGAGCTGGGAGTTGTGCTGTGTAACCCCTGAGCTCAGGTAAGACTTCTCTTGGGAGGAGGCTGGGCTTCTTGTGGGAACCTAGATGGGACCCCCCCCGGGTTGACCAAGGGGTGGTGCAGGGGGCCCCTTAGTTGAGTCTCTCTCTTCATAGCCCAAAATGTTTGAGATGGCCCATCCTTAACTTGCCCTAAACCCCAGTATTTGTCTAATAGCATTcctctttctgggcctcagttttccctctgTGAAGTAAGGGGTTGGTGGTTCTGTCAGCGCTGCCGCTTTGGTGTGGGGAGAGGGCGTGGTTGTGAGttgggaggcaggaggagcagtTAAACTCTGGCTTTGGGGGCAGACAGGCTCCACCTCGAAGTGGCCGGGAGACCTCCGTGCTTCAGGTTCCCTGTTTGCAAAATGGGTCTACCTACCAGGATGAAATAAGATAATGTCCTTAAAGTATTTAACACAGCTCCAGGCACTTAGGAAGCCTCAGAGGTACTTGTGGCTGCTGTTCTTACTCTGGCCTGGTCTGGGGTGCCAGGCGGAGGGGGTGGGGTGCTGCAGCTTCCAGGAATTCTGCTGCTTTTCTGGCCTCGCCACCCGCCccccacctcagtttctttctgttCTGAGTTCTCTGTGCCCGTTCCTCCATCTTCTGGAGGTCATCTGTCAGGCCAGCCACATCGACCCCCTTGACTCGTGGGGGACCAGTGGGGTAGGTGCTAAATCCTGGGGCTGCCTTCTCTGCAGGTCACCCTGCCCCATCCCACCTCACCCATCCCCATGAGATGAGTGACACCCAAGGTCCTGACACAATCGCTGCGGTTGGCACCCAGGTGAAGCTGGGTGGCTGGAGCCGTCAAGGTGAGGGCAGTGAGTCTCTCTGTTTccaccagcatcaggagctccaGGCCTTCCTAAGCCTTCTGGGTGAGTCCAGTTGGGGGCTGGCAGGGGAGTGGCTGTGGAGGCCCAAGTGTGAACAGATGTGAGGCAGGACCTCAACCTGCCCATGCAATCACCggcagtctctgtcccttccCTTCTCAGGTGACCCCCAGTTTGGAAGGTGGGGGGGGGTCATGTCAGAAAGCGGGTTCAGTGGAGGATTGGGTTTAGGAACTTCTGATGCTGCTCTTTTCTTGTGGAGGGTGGGTGGTAACCCCAGTCCACTCTCTCTCCTCTCTACCCCCAGAGCACAGTTTcctccaggaattcctctccaaAGATCCCTGTTTCCAGGTCTCAGATAAGGTGAGGGGGTACAGTGTAGGTAGAGGCAGGATCACTTGGGGAAGTTTGAATAAAGTGGGTGGGGCTTCAGTGCTGCTAATTCATTGGGTCCCCTGGTCTAGTGGAGGGAATGCCTCCCCTTTAAACCCTTGTCTTTGCAAACCCCTCCCCACCGTTTTACTAACCCTACCAACACTTCCTTGGGTGCAGGTGGGCCTGGCACAACCCCCTCTCCCCCGGTGCCTACCTCTAACTCTCCCTGTTTCTGTGTCTGCAGTATCTCCTGGCCATGGTGCTGGTCTACTTCCGGCGTGCCAATCTGAAGCTCAGCGAGTACACCCGCAGCAATTTGTTCCTGGCACTGTGAGTAGCGCAGGAGCAGGGGGGAGGGGACACTGCTGGgagctgtggggtggggtgggatagTTGCTTATGGCCTCTGTTCCCTGTCCCGGCCTCTGTGGCCAGGTACCTCGCAAATGACatggaggaggacgtggaggaccccaaatgtgtgatttttCCATGGGCCCTGGGCAAAGATTGGCGTCGTCGAGTGTCAGACTTCCTTTGTCAGAGGGACAAGCTGTGGGCACGGATGGGCTTCAGGGCGGTTGTGAGCCGCCAGTCCTGCGAGGAGGTGAGGCCGTACCAGCATCCTGCGGCTGGGGAAAGGGGCTggacctcccacctcccagttACCACCCACTCTTCTCATGCAGGTCATGGCCAAGGAGCCAACCCACTGGGCCTGGACACGGGAGAGGCGCCCCCACCATGGCAGGGCTCAAAGGAGCTACCCAAAGGCCCAGG is a window of Vicugna pacos chromosome 10, VicPac4, whole genome shotgun sequence DNA encoding:
- the SPDYC gene encoding speedy protein C isoform X2 codes for the protein MSDTQGPDTIAAVGTQVKLGGWSRQGEGSESLCFHQHQELQAFLSLLEHSFLQEFLSKDPCFQVSDKYLLAMVLVYFRRANLKLSEYTRSNLFLALYLANDMEEDVEDPKCVIFPWALGKDWRRRVSDFLCQRDKLWARMGFRAVVSRQSCEEVMAKEPTHWAWTRERRPHHGRAQRSYPKAQVPLPRGPGLSPPHCPLCSLPPRRSHCCHHPRPLPVVSKCPSQNPEGHCPPSQASLSVAEDPWGGGFLIVLPHQLQLEPGTYTFHILSKPPPCSRR
- the SPDYC gene encoding speedy protein C isoform X1; translation: MSDTQGPDTIAAVGTQVKLGGWSRQGEGSESLCFHQHQELQAFLSLLEHSFLQEFLSKDPCFQVSDKYLLAMVLVYFRRANLKLSEYTRSNLFLALYLANDMEEDVEDPKCVIFPWALGKDWRRRVSDFLCQRDKLWARMGFRAVVSRQSCEEVMAKEPTHWAWTRERRPHHGRAQRSYPKAQVPLPRGPGLSPPHCPLCSLPPRRSHCCHHPRPLPVVSKCPSQNPEGHCPPSQASLSVAEDPWGGGFLIVLPHQLQLEPGTYTFHSELGIRAGGSWEAGVGPNRMGRRGMRPGVQKAWACVPALQPASHVSLASFH